A DNA window from Gammaproteobacteria bacterium contains the following coding sequences:
- a CDS encoding DUF2191 domain-containing protein has protein sequence MKTTLDIQDELFARAKRHARKIGRPLRAVVEEGLRRVLDASGPPPRYELPDLSVGRAGARDPLEDYSWKDLRDIIYDDREHR, from the coding sequence ATGAAGACCACGCTCGACATCCAGGACGAACTGTTCGCGCGCGCCAAGCGCCATGCACGCAAGATCGGTCGGCCTCTGCGCGCGGTGGTCGAGGAAGGCCTCCGCCGGGTGCTGGACGCATCGGGACCGCCTCCGCGTTACGAGCTTCCGGATCTGAGCGTCGGCCGCGCGGGTGCTCGCGACCCGCTTGAAGACTACTCCTGGAAGGACCTGCGCGACATCATCTACGACGACCGGGAGCACCGGTGA
- a CDS encoding PIN domain-containing protein yields MIAVDTNVLVYAHRRESRVHSAAREIMRRLAEGRHPWAIPWPCCFEFLSVVTNRRIWKDGASSSEQAWQQLEAWAASPSNRLIGETDDFPHTLARFIQRPRMHGGVVHDARVAAICVAHGVEVLLSRDRDLMLFPELRIRDPFRKNEALLA; encoded by the coding sequence TTGATCGCCGTAGACACCAACGTGCTGGTCTACGCGCACCGCCGCGAATCCCGGGTGCACTCGGCCGCTCGGGAGATCATGCGAAGGCTGGCGGAGGGGCGCCACCCATGGGCCATTCCCTGGCCATGCTGCTTCGAGTTCCTGAGCGTGGTCACCAACCGCCGGATCTGGAAGGATGGGGCCAGCTCATCGGAGCAGGCGTGGCAGCAGCTGGAAGCCTGGGCCGCATCGCCGTCGAATCGTCTGATCGGAGAGACCGACGACTTTCCGCATACGCTGGCACGGTTCATCCAGCGCCCGCGCATGCACGGGGGTGTGGTGCACGACGCGCGGGTTGCCGCGATCTGCGTCGCGCACGGGGTCGAAGTGCTCTTGTCTCGCGACCGGGACCTGATGCTCTTCCCGGAGTTGCGGATCCGGGATCCGTTCCGGAAGAACGAGGCGTTGCTGGCCTGA